tatatatatatatttaataacactCTTACTGAAAAGACATAGAGATTCAATGAACAAATCTTTAAGAATAGAGAAACCATAAAAAATACCAATATCCATTTTCttcaacaaacaaaacaaacaaaaacctAAAAATGAGATGATTACAGAAATATGATATGTTTTTGTTTACTAAGTATATAGAACCTTCCATCTGTAAATAATGGTAGAACCTAACATATTGGCAGCACAAACAGCTCTACCACTTgcattaatgtattttttttttctttctttcttaaagAATGCATAGTTACATGAATACAAAAAAAAGTTCAATCAAACCATTCAAACAAATTcctttaaaattttgattaaacagTTCAATCTCGTCTTTCTTATTCTTTCTCTCGTGGCAGATCTTCAACACATGTGCATGGACTATGGAGGATTCAGTTTAACAGATTTGGTTAATGTTTTAAGCATGCAGATCCTTGTTTGAACTCCAAGAAGGTCCTTTAGGACCACCAATACCATCTACCAATTTGTTTGTTCCGTTTTCCTCGCTCAATAAAGGATCTGATTCGCTTTCCtacaccatcatcatcatcgaaaaAGAAACAATTATGAGCCTATTTTAGTACAACTAACGTTATCTTAAGCGAATGAGCTGATATTTACCTGGGATAGTTGAGTGGAGGAGGGTTCATTTGTCTTTTGCTGGCTATCGTGGGTGCAAAAATATGAGTATAAGACCATACCAATTAGTGCAATAAAGATGCCCAAAACATTTCTCCAGCTAAACGGATCGCGAAGGAGAACATAACCGAATGCCAAAACAAGGCATGTCTTAAGATGTCCAAGAACCTGATAAGTGACTGGAGATGTTTTTCCTATTACAAGAAATGTACTGAAATTCACTGAAACAGATATCATGCAGGATAGAACAATGAAGGCCTGCAAATCATCATgttaaaaatttaagatttattttgggAAATAAGTACTTGAGAAGCTTCTACTGGTAAGAGAAAATCTCACCAGGACTTGAGGGGTGTATTTAAACGCAAACACATTTTTGTTTGTCAAAAGCCCGTCAACAAACGGGCCAGTCAGGAATAATGTGATTGCCTGATAGGGACATGATTGGTAAAGGAGCTGTGTTGAAGAAACTTTGAACTTCTTCTGGATCGTGTTTGTCATCTATGAAGTGAATATGGTTAAGAACTCAAAATCACTAAAGTATCCTAAGGCCTCTTGTTTGATTAAAGGGTACTTTATCTATCTAATAATGTTTTACCAAAAATTAAACAAGATAAACAAGGATACAATCTGGGCAATGCAGGTCGTAATCACTGCCAAAAGAGATAAGACAGATCCGAGGGCATTGAGCTGAAGATCAGTGACAGTTGCAATCCCAACACCCATAAGGAGGACAGTCAGTGAAAGTTGTATATTTTGGCTGCACATATTGATGAAATGAAGTGTTAAAAGATAATGcacaaccaaaatcaaaatagCGAATCAAATGAACAACAATGCCCATGTACTAAGACTTCATAAAGAAAGGCAAGCGTTTTCTGGAAAATACATAAGTGTGACACGATTATGACAATACCTCACCTGAATTGTTTTCTGAAAAAGAGAGTCTCCAAAAGTACTGTACAGGGTATAATTGCTAGCTTCGTCATCtggaagaaaaataagagaaacCGTACAGGTTCAACTTTGAatgtaaaaaagaaaagaaccAAATGATCCAGTTGAACcatgaaatgaaatgaatacCAGAGAAAGGAATAAGTAATTTTACCTGGTAGAAACCAACAGAGTTGAAACCAAGACTAAGATTGAGAAGCCCAATAGAAGTTCCATTCAGAATGCCGAATCCCATCACCGCTCTTGGATCAAAAGGCTTGTGCTCAAACAATCTCATCCATAAAGCAACATGGAGAGAACAGAAAGTGACTAGTAGATGCCAACTTGTCAATGTTGTAGCTGATACAAAAGGACACAGAAAACAAGATATAGAAAGAGTTAAGTATGCCTAGAAAACCTTATAATGATTTCCTATAAGCAATCACCTAGAAAGCTTGTTTACTTCTCAACCAAAGAATTAGCACTAGAATAATATAGATATCCAATAGATTATCTTCTTTAATGACAAGCTTGCATTGGTAATGTAGCCTCGGTTCCCTGATCAAGGCTCTAGTTCACAACGATACTCAAATAGATTATCAATTCTCACTGGACAAGATACATGTGACCAAAAGTTGAATATTAATGCTCCATCTATCTTCAACTTAGCACGCACTTGGCAAATAATTTGCATCCTTATCTTTCTAGAAAAGACATGTCTTGCACATTTTAGAAACGTTATTCGCGATAGATGTATGTAGCTAAACAGAATTGCTGATTTTTGCTTATAATTGAAATGAGATTATTGTCCTCcatctaaataaatttaaataacatgaCATCTACAAACAGGCAAGCccttttaaaatatgaattaagaatcagtgtttaaaaaaaactagcaACATTGACCAAAATCAATTAGACATTGTCCCTGCTCATACTTATGGTCTCAGGCAGATAGAAGCGGTAAGGAATTTTAAAGAAACAAATGCAAAAAACTTGTTAGGGTTTCTGATTTGGATTGGAAGTATATTATGATTCATTTAAGTGGTGCAGCATCTTAGCTACCAAAAACAAGAGGAAAATACAATGTTGTTTAGAAACATAAAGAGTGAAGAGAGGAACTGTCGGTAGTCAAAATGAACTGTCGGTTGTAactatttggaaaattttgaagtTCAAAATGATAACCAAAGTGATCTTCTACATCAACTTAATCCATCTTCAACCTTATTTGTTAATCATTCTAGCATACAACTAAATTGAAAGTTAAGAGCAGATAATTTGATTTCATAGATATGAACAAAATACAAGCAATAGCAACATTTTCACAGCTGAATAGAGAAATGACTAACCGAACATAAAACCAAGAGTGCTAATCAAAGCCTTATTGCAAATAACGATTGACACCGAAGAAACAACTGACAAACTCAGCGCCCCCACAGTTCCCAGCTGAAACCGCTGGTTCTCACTCATTTTCACTTCTTTTTTCGATATCTTATGCTTAATCACAATCTGCTCAAACAATAAACCACAATAATCTCCATTAAACATGAAAAATTCAATCGAAAACCGATATCATGACTAATATACAATAATTCAAGTAACCTACTCCTGATACTCATAAAATCCGAATAAATCACGAACAAGTTCAACTGCAAAAGGTAAGAAACAATTCACATTACAGttcaaatagaaaaaaatatagagaGAATGAGATTTTCGCACGAACTCGATGCTATGAACCTCAGATCTGCTGATTCAAACGAATAATATTCATCACGTGTATATGATGAACTGACATTTCATacattcaatatataaatatatatatgtgattagTTGCAGAGAAATACATACAAGATCAATGGAATTAATGGAGGAGCTCTCCGTTGTAAACGATCCAAGATGCAATTTGGAGGTTATTTGCAGTTGTCAGACTCACAGGAGACAGCAATAacgctagagagagaaagaaattatAAGGACTTGTTTGTTTTATTACCAACTTAACTTGACtatgattattaataataataatgataataataatcctTTATTACATTAAGagaaaactatttcattaacaTTCATTAGGGTGTAAGGTAAGTTGCATAAGATAATAAGGCTAAAATTATCAAATCTCCATAGTTAAATTATACGACGTTAACTTATCTAAAacctcaattttttaaattcccGATAATTAAATTGGGAcataatctttatttatttatatatgccATATAGATAATAAGTTAAGGATATTCAAAAAcggtaaaacaaaaaaaattataattttaataataaaaaatcttaattgtGAGATTTGattctttgataaaaaaaatatatatataataataataataataataataatgtagagtgtgttttttattataaaataaaaaagtggaAGTGTTTTTTTAGCTCAAagactttcattttttttaattatatttgtaacaGACATTTATGCTAGGTGTAAAtggatattatattattaatcatattataattttgatcattattttcaagtaaatttaatattatcaataagTTGACTTCTTTGATACTACAACCAATAAATTGAActgatttgtttttgttgatgAATCATTGAATTGagtctatttttttatttaatgttatttttattattaatgatccggattttagtattaaaaaagggattatttaattatggttTAGATCATTTTCTATAATGgtatacattaattttattatatgataagaaataaattaaataaatattagtcaTGGTCTTTTGgtattcatttatatttgatCTTCTTTATAAAGTGTACCATTCGTTTTGACCCATTGAgttgtgaataaaaaaaaataaaaataaaaagcaaaTACAAGTTTGTTTGATCTaccaaatttttataataaaataaaattagtaatcaTTTATTGAGtctatattcataaaaaaaaataattattttcctaTTAATGAAActgatatttaattttgagaCTTTCTAAAATTGATTGGATCCTCTATTCTCAATTTCGATTTCTGGGTGGGTGGCAAaggaaaatttgacgaaataatcTTAAAAATGGTGTAAATGAGCTGGTCGCTAAATGCGTTGGAgaccactttatattttttgacgGAATTGTGTCTGTCACAATAAGCGACCTTCAATTGCGAGACACAACCGGATGTTATGTGAAAAGTGCACAATCGCGAGAAGCAACCGACAATCGCGAGacgtacattttattttttttaaattgtttttttgaaaattactTCTCGCGATTGTGAACTTTTCACATAGCATCCGGTTGCGTCGGGTGACATagacaattttataaaaaaaaatatatatatatatataaagtggtCAACAGtacatttcaaattataaaatcatttaccCCTATTATGAGGGTGATTTAGTCAAATTTTCCATAGTAAAAatgtcattaatttattttatttgcttctaaaatgattttttttctcctttttaatattctttcattaatttgtataatttttttaaaatttttataaaaataagtcaCCTCAAAAATTCATCGGATGAGCCAGGGACTAAGCCCACcccttaatttatatatatatatatatatatatatatatatatatatatatatatatatatatatatataataaaatttaaaatttaaaatccttGCTTCTCACCCCTTTACAATATgcataccatatatatatattttatttttttatttagacttaaattttatttccctaatttaatatattactaaATTTGTATCAtccaattattttcaattaaattttttaaatttaattttctaaatcgAAAAAATAGAatgtcataatttttttcttattctttcttctctaatattcttcttcttaatttatataactatttgattttattatgttggattaatattataagttaacctcatttatttttttctattttttttataatttcactgtaattatttaataaaatatttatttaattttaactaacAAATTTACTATTAcagaaaaaaacattttcagaaaaaaaaatgtgaagacAGAACTTTCCAATAAAATagaacatgattttttttacctaatttttaaCGTTCTATATTGAACTAGATTTATAGATTTATCTAaagatgtaaatatatattttatgagtaATGAGGTATGTGTTGTGTGAAGGTGTTGTATAAAGGTTGTATAAGGGTGTTGTATGtatcattactcatattttattatagatgaatttattgtttttaaatccGGTAatgtttaacttatttaattattaaaatataacgtcttgatatataatttatcacaCAAAATATAAACCCAACCCAATGGGTCCGTCCTATCCCTCCCTGTATGAGTGGATTGATCACAACACAATTTCGttatttgtttcttaaaatAGTAAAGTAAAGCAGCTTTTTAGGTAAAGATGGAGAATAAAAATGTGAATTGTCTGTGGCAAAGTCGTGAAATATATAAGATGAGAAAAAATGGAACGGGTCAAACTTTATTtggttttaataaatataaaataaaatttagagatAAAAACGGTTGATTAGCATAGCAAAGcaatagaatagaatagaaaGTACTCGGCAGGCAATGGCAAGACCTTATCAAATAGCGATTGAGAGAGATTATAACATAATTGACGGCAAGACTGTCATGAAAGTCGCTGCATGGTTATTCATCCTCTGTATGATCCAGATGTCCTGTAGATTGATCTCTAATTTGTGTAAgccagaagaagaagaagatagttTCCGATTTGAAATGTCGACAGCTACTActagatcatcatcatcatcatcatcatctacatTGAACAGGGACTACTCTAGTAGATGGAAGAGACCAGAGATACAGATTCCGGCGAAGAAGACGTATAAGCCGGAGATGGAGATTCAGGGGACGGAATGTACGGTTTGCCTTGGAGAGTTTATGGCGGGAGAAGAAGTTAGGGTTTTGCCGAAATGTAAACATGGATTTCACTTGAAATGTATCGATAAGTGGATAGTCAAAAGCTCTACTTGTCCCACTTGCAGGACCACACTTTGATCCAAACAACATTTCCATTttcatccttcttcttcttagagaagatcatcatcatcatatcgTAGAGAGGTATACTTCTTCtcatctaatttttattttatttatttaattaattaattgtttctctttaattatatcatttattatttgttttactttttttattcttttttatataaaatatttatttataaaatatttgaactaGGATTAAGCACCCAAATTAGGCcaatttttcataatttgacTTGGAATGAGTAAAATGATCTTATctataacattaataaacataatttaatatcaccacaaatatattatgtattctttctattttattaaaataataaatttattttttaatagaaaaattttattttctaaaaaatctattaaaacAGTAATTTTTCATTATGGGATGATAAATGTACTGCTCTCTTCACCTTATATTGTCCTTAATTATACCGGCAGTCTGCTACTCCaccattttatctcaaacactaatcaacataattaacataattaaatgtataacattaacactatatttatttatttttcataattataaataaattaattttaattttttataatattacaatatatataatattaaaaaatatttttatataaaatattttttttaaatagatataaCCCTCACAGCAGAATTGgaaaattgtttttcaaaataaacaaaatctcaCCAAATTATCATCCATGACAATCCTTAATAAGGTTGTTGGTGGTTGGTATATGTCTTCATATCTAATATAAAAGGTAATTTTTGTATACAATAACATATTGATTATCTAAATAACCCAAGAACAAATAAACCCTCCAACTAATATCTTAATTAGATATAAGAGTTAATAATTTGGTAAACCCTAAGTTGttgcaaataataataataaagaaaagagatctttcaacatacacaaaatataaacttaCTACTACTAAACTAGTAAATGAATCAATCAATATTCACAAACCATAAAGACAAAGAGAAAGACAACAATAACAAATATCTTTTTAACAAAGCAATCAATTTGATATCTCATAACAGAAACAACCCAACAACATTAAGTAGTAGTTCTTTATCATCTATTATGAATCAATGACAACATTAAAGACAGGAATTAAGAAGATGTTCTTACTTACTTATAGTAGTAGATCATTTGAGTTGTTTTTTaaacaactaaattcaaatttttttcatCCCATTGCATATTTCTGAGTCCAGCTTCGCGCTGTTGCCTCGTACTTGCCTCTATCGGTCTTGTACATATGAGCAATCTCGGGTACAAGAGGATCATCCGGGTTTGGATCAGTCAATAAAGAACAGATTGACAACAAAAcctaaaacccaaaaaaataacctcatttttcatctttcaACTCAACCTATCTACATATAACCCAAAGAAATGACACTGAATGAATACATATACATAAATACACACCTTAGATATGGTTAAAGCAGGACTCCATTGTTCTTTCAAGATATCAAGACAAATACTTCCATTGCTGTTAATGTTTGGATGGAAAACCTTGGTTCTAAATGCAACCTAAAGAACATGAACACAaacccataaaaaaaaaatgcaaatccAACATATAAAAAGACAATTTTGATGGGTAGATCTCAAACCTTGGGGGGTTTGAATGGATAATCAGGTGGGAAATGAATGGAAACGAGAAAAACTCCTCCTGCATAAGGGCTATCACTTGGACCCATAATAGTTGCTTGCCAATGAAACATGTCTTCAGCTACAGGACCTGTTTAGATGAATCATAAAAACCCAATCTCTAAAgatctatctatatatctattGAATCAATTGAATCTGTATTACCTGCACTGCATGAAGTTGGGGGATCCTTTTGCAGATCCTTGAGTTCCTTCAAGATCCGCTTGGAAGCCATCTCTCCAGCACCAGAGCGAGAAAAGGAAAGACGAATCGGAAGTGGGTCTGCTAGTAAAGAGAAATTGATTAGAAAAAGGGGTAGGGGGATCTGGGAGGAAACCCTAATAATAATTCTAGGCTAAAGGTGaaatagagagaaagagagaaaagaaagaaagattgaGAGAGATGGAGAAGATGAATACCTGGAGTTGTTGAAGGAGGCGTTAGAGATTGAATTCCGCGATTCGACGAGAAATGAACGGGGAGAAAtgatgagagagagagagagaggaccaaaaggaaagaaaaggAAAGTAGGTAATATATAGTAagagaagaaaggaagaaatgGATGAGAGAGAGAGAACGCGCGTTTTAGAACTGAGTCTTAATTGGCGGTGGTCTCTTGCTTTATTCCTTCGCCGCCGCCCGCCGCCTCAGACCTATAAGTTCAATCCTTGTGCTCCAAACTATGCCaaacttctttttatttttttataattttttttatgttcacATTAACACAACATGAAACAATcatgaaacaaaacaataaataataaagaacataAAGGTTGGGAAGAGGGggataaagtaaaatataaaatataggatCATCTCTTTATATGACCACTAAACAAAAAGtgtttttgtaataaataataaataagataactaattaattaagttaaattaaacttttattaattttaatgttaaagttaagatatttttattgtttaaaaaatatatttaaaacaattaaaaatataaaaagccTTAAAATACCCTACCCTTTAAGAGATTAGAAAAAGTTATACAACGATGACCATTATAATATGCAATGGCGGTTTTAAAGTATTTTCTTTGAAATGACGTTTTTTACGTTTATTTATACAGttgactaaaaaaataattgtgttatCGATTTTaacactaataaacacaattaaatatataactctTTATAGATGCGTTCATTTATCAATTTTGTTGGTGTAGGtctcatattttttaaagttgtcccttattatatatatattttttatattttataaaaattttaaatttattttcaatatattatataaaattattattatatatttaaaaaataaacggTTCCTTGAGAATTTTCAAAACCAAACtactaaaagaaaatatatatccattttaacaatttttttcaatcaGAAAGCTCATTATTCCCGCCCCTTAAAGATCTCATATTAAAGATCTCCGTATGATTTTTTTCACAAACGTAATACTTTTGTCGTAATGCTTTCATAATAAAATTGCACaaatcatttaaacaaaaataccATTTCTTTAACAGATGTTCCCTCATTTATTTTCACAAGTCAATCTTTAAGGATAATTTTatcaaaagttaaaattaaaaataattttattgtttttaaatataaatctcTTGATAATAATTTAGATCATAACATGACATTTTATACtgtataataatttaagttatttctagatcattatatttatttttatacaaaagtACCAATTAATGTAAAGTTTTCCAGTTCAAAAATCATTAcaatagtcaaaatattaattttgacaaaaataaatctatttaagatgtatatattttaaacaaaaaaatcaacttaattagaatattaaactAATCTGACTTTTAAGTTTTAACAACCTTCATTAATAGACTAAGACCAAACTAATCTGAGCAATGAAATGAATAGTCAAAACATTATGTTGATAATGTCTTAAGCTAACCAATAATGCTACAACCATTCTTTATAGCTTGAAAAACGTCACATTCGTAAATAAAGTTTTGTTCAAAATGTCAAGATAACAAACACAATAGCAGAAAGTGATTTAAAACAGTTTCAACATACCAAAATGGCAATGACCATTAAGGGGCAGTAGTAAAATTATTGACACAACCCAACCATGATTGAAGAAAATCGCAAAATGGGGATAATCTTTAGTATCTGTGTGACAATTTCTCCTTTTCGATGTAATTCTGAGCATATCTGTTTTGAGACACCAACCAAACACACAATTCAGCaagaataaacaaatttttaaatctGGTTTTGTATGAGCATACAATAGATACACAAACAAGACTAAATTTTGAATCTGTCTTTAACAAAGTTTAGTTTCTGAATGTTAGTGTATCTAGATATTAtgcataaacaaaaataaataaataaagttaccAAATTGGGTCAATAAGAGGCatatagtaaaattatatatattagggtGCAATCTACAAACAATATCATCCACCCAAATGGGCAGAAACAAATTTCAATCAGCAAACATTACTGGGATAAGATATCAACTAGAAGTTAAGTGAGGATGGGACTTCTGAAAATCGAATTACatctaatatttcattttaaccCAATAGGGTAGCTCAAGTGAAAAAAGTCTTGCCTAAGATATAATATCTTTCTATTCCCATTAAGAACGTGAATTGGGGTAGGGTAGCTCAAGTGAAAAGAGTCTTGCCTAAGATATAATATCTTTCTATTCCCACTAAGAACGTAAATTGTGGGGTCGTGCTACCTtcctaaaattcaaaaaataatataatctttcAGTTTAAGCAAACTGGAAAATCAGGGGTTTATACCCATTATTTTCTTACTCAAACATTCCTGCAACATATCAGATTTATGCTGTGTTTAGGAATAAATGGAGGGAAGGAAAAAGGAGGGAGAAAAGGATAAAGGGGGAATTTACTCTCTATACCATTCATTCCCTTCCTCTCACTTATTTGGATAGTTTTATAGTTAACCATGCTTAA
This is a stretch of genomic DNA from Impatiens glandulifera chromosome 4, dImpGla2.1, whole genome shotgun sequence. It encodes these proteins:
- the LOC124934047 gene encoding UDP-xylose transporter 3-like; the encoded protein is MSENQRFQLGTVGALSLSVVSSVSIVICNKALISTLGFMFATTLTSWHLLVTFCSLHVALWMRLFEHKPFDPRAVMGFGILNGTSIGLLNLSLGFNSVGFYQMTKLAIIPCTVLLETLFFRKQFSQNIQLSLTVLLMGVGIATVTDLQLNALGSVLSLLAVITTCIAQIMTNTIQKKFKVSSTQLLYQSCPYQAITLFLTGPFVDGLLTNKNVFAFKYTPQVLAFIVLSCMISVSVNFSTFLVIGKTSPVTYQVLGHLKTCLVLAFGYVLLRDPFSWRNVLGIFIALIGMVLYSYFCTHDSQQKTNEPSSTQLSQESESDPLLSEENGTNKLVDGIGGPKGPSWSSNKDLHA
- the LOC124934509 gene encoding RING-H2 finger protein ATL73-like, with protein sequence MARPYQIAIERDYNIIDGKTVMKVAAWLFILCMIQMSCRLISNLCKPEEEEDSFRFEMSTATTRSSSSSSSSTLNRDYSSRWKRPEIQIPAKKTYKPEMEIQGTECTVCLGEFMAGEEVRVLPKCKHGFHLKCIDKWIVKSSTCPTCRTTL
- the LOC124934049 gene encoding ubiquitin-conjugating enzyme E2-17 kDa — its product is MASKRILKELKDLQKDPPTSCSAGPVAEDMFHWQATIMGPSDSPYAGGVFLVSIHFPPDYPFKPPKVAFRTKVFHPNINSNGSICLDILKEQWSPALTISKVLLSICSLLTDPNPDDPLVPEIAHMYKTDRGKYEATARSWTQKYAMG